The Balearica regulorum gibbericeps isolate bBalReg1 chromosome 5, bBalReg1.pri, whole genome shotgun sequence genome window below encodes:
- the LOC142601867 gene encoding inositol 1,4,5-trisphosphate receptor-interacting protein-like 1, with the protein MGLAILFAWSALSIIRMTLEVRDEPDTTMHRMRHPLAQLLEEVEQSPQEPSGVAKGARGEPLFAVLHQWQFWAFAGGLVVLFWLCWWLWKSSHEPGSSSKHGSSRSLEEEEEEEGEDPLHMDRFLDKHTLWPLPNRQRTCTVVEELVNDLLSVCRIFSGNDFMPRLQPAVGVGRFLEGWNVAEDFFYRLLVPLKPPPGHSFHLDLGTEQEMLVRNSCLRVELECTCTRQRRLGDMLCFLHHPEDKLMSCQEASLLQTLCTGSYLDVQKTALWLQELMTAAAAVVVPSSATGKLTVLPSTRFCKLKLTNAFKISLSIELILAVQQGNSNTFVTME; encoded by the coding sequence ATGGGTCTGGCGATACTGTTCGCCTGGAGCGCGCTGAGCATTATCCGGATGACGCTGGAAGTCAGAGATGAGCCGGACACAACTATGCACAGGATGAGGCATCCCCTGGCTCAGCTGCTTGAAGAGGTAGAGCAGAGCCCCCAGGAGCCAAGCGGGGTGGCCAAGGGAGCCAGGGGAGAGCCGCTCTTCGCTGTCTTGCACCAGTGGCAGTTCTGGGCCTTTGCTGGAGGCCTGGTGGTCCTCTTTTGGCTGTGCTGGTGGCTCTGGAAGAGCAGCCATGAaccaggaagcagcagcaagcatgGCAGCTCCAGAAGccttgaggaggaggaggaagaagagggggaagaCCCATTACATATGGACAGGTTTCTGGACAAGCACACATTGTGGCCACTGCCAAACAGGCAGAGAACATGCACGGTGGTGGAAGAGCTGGTGAACGACCTTCTCTCTGTCTGCCGCATCTTCTCTGGCAATGACTTCATGCCACGGCTGCAGCCAGCTGTTGGGGTGGGCCGCTTCCTAGAAGGCTGGAATGTCGCTGAAGACTTTTTCTATCGCCTACTTGTGCCCCTGAAGCCACCCCCTGGGCACTCCTTCCACCTCGACCTGGGCACCGAACAGGAGATGCTGGTGAGGAACTCCTGCCTGCGTGTGGAACTGGAGTGCACGTGCACAAGGCAGCGGCGGCTGGGCGACATGCTGTGCTTCCTCCACCACCCTGAGGACAAGCTGATGAGCTGTCAGGAAGCCAGCCTCCTACAAACCCTCTGCACTGGCTCGTACCTCGACGTGCAGAAAACTGCCCTTTGGCTCCAGGAGCTGATGACAGCAGCCGCCGCCGTTGTTGTGCCTTCGTCGGCTACAGGCAAGCTAACGGTGCTGCCCTCCACACGCTTCTGCAAGCTCAAGCTGACCAATGCCTTCAAGATATCCCTCTCCATTGAGCTGATCTTGGCGGTGCAGCAAGGCAACTCAAACACATTCGTCACCATGGAGTAG